One region of Corynebacterium capitovis DSM 44611 genomic DNA includes:
- a CDS encoding DoxX family protein, with the protein MNRPAVRDFTLLVLRLVVGAVFVAHGYRRWFETGMSASAAQLAEAGVPQPALSSYLAGACELVGGSLLIIGLLTTLVAAVLFLLTAAAAYFVHLGHGFFVETGGIEYPVVLAAALLVVVVFGSGRASLDGVMARG; encoded by the coding sequence ATGAACAGGCCCGCAGTTCGTGATTTCACCCTTCTCGTCCTGCGCCTCGTCGTCGGGGCGGTTTTCGTCGCACATGGCTACCGCCGTTGGTTTGAAACGGGAATGAGCGCCTCCGCCGCGCAATTGGCGGAGGCGGGGGTGCCACAACCCGCTCTTTCCTCCTACCTCGCCGGGGCGTGCGAGCTCGTCGGCGGGTCCCTCTTAATCATCGGGCTGCTTACCACCCTGGTCGCGGCCGTTTTGTTCCTTCTCACCGCGGCCGCAGCGTATTTCGTGCACCTTGGCCACGGGTTCTTTGTAGAGACAGGCGGGATCGAGTACCCCGTGGTGCTTGCGGCGGCCCTCCTCGTCGTCGTTGTCTTCGGCTCCGGGCGTGCGAGCCTGGACGGGGTGATGGCGCGTGGTTGA
- the glp gene encoding molybdotransferase-like divisome protein Glp — protein MRSVDEQLSMVVDAVPTPAPIRIGITDALGLMCAEEVTATQPLPGFPQAAVDGYAVRAVDVGGGVALGPPGEAVTDASLPVVGEVQAGSQRPLRLQPRQAVRVATGAPLPTLSDAVIPLEWTDLGRKRVTAKRPVRSGDFVRKTGDDIQPGDVAVSAGVVLGPPQIGLLAAAGRDKVLVHPRPRVAVLSYGLELVDIEREPGLGQIFDVNSYALAAAAKEAGADVQRVGIVNAEPRRLRETIANHVARSEIVVIAGAVGGSGAAAIQEVLRELGDIDTTRVAMHPGSVQGFGLLGEGRIPVFLLPSNPVAGLVIFETLVRPAIRQALGKTNPTRHIVQARSLGPIESIRDRRGYIRARLMRDAETGAYVVQSLGGVTGAPAHLLAGFAEANAMIRIPEETTQVRPGDTVDVIFLQQRT, from the coding sequence ATGCGCAGCGTTGACGAGCAATTGTCGATGGTGGTCGACGCGGTGCCGACGCCCGCGCCAATCCGCATCGGCATCACCGACGCTCTTGGCCTGATGTGCGCGGAGGAGGTGACGGCCACCCAGCCGCTGCCCGGTTTCCCGCAGGCCGCCGTAGACGGGTATGCCGTTCGTGCGGTTGACGTCGGCGGCGGGGTGGCACTCGGGCCGCCAGGGGAGGCGGTGACGGATGCATCCCTCCCCGTTGTCGGTGAGGTGCAGGCGGGATCTCAACGGCCACTGCGTCTGCAGCCGCGGCAGGCGGTGCGCGTGGCAACGGGTGCGCCGTTGCCCACGCTATCCGACGCCGTTATTCCCCTCGAGTGGACCGACTTGGGCCGCAAGCGCGTGACCGCGAAGCGACCCGTCCGCTCGGGGGATTTCGTGCGCAAGACCGGTGATGACATTCAGCCCGGCGACGTGGCCGTCTCCGCGGGAGTTGTGCTTGGCCCACCGCAGATCGGTCTCCTCGCCGCGGCGGGGCGCGATAAGGTTCTCGTCCACCCCCGGCCCCGAGTCGCGGTGTTGTCCTACGGGTTGGAGCTTGTTGACATCGAGCGGGAGCCGGGGCTGGGACAAATTTTCGACGTCAACTCCTACGCCCTGGCTGCGGCGGCGAAAGAGGCCGGCGCCGATGTGCAGCGCGTGGGTATTGTCAACGCCGAGCCGCGCCGGCTTCGCGAAACTATCGCAAACCACGTCGCACGCAGTGAGATCGTCGTCATCGCGGGCGCCGTCGGGGGAAGCGGGGCCGCCGCAATCCAGGAGGTGTTGCGTGAGCTCGGGGACATCGATACAACCCGGGTGGCCATGCACCCCGGTTCCGTTCAGGGGTTCGGGTTGCTCGGCGAGGGACGCATCCCCGTTTTCCTACTCCCGTCGAACCCGGTTGCCGGCCTTGTTATCTTCGAAACTCTTGTCCGGCCTGCGATCCGCCAAGCGCTTGGCAAGACAAACCCCACCCGCCACATTGTGCAGGCCCGCTCGCTCGGACCCATCGAGTCCATCCGGGACCGTCGCGGATATATCCGCGCTCGCCTCATGCGCGATGCTGAAACGGGGGCCTACGTCGTGCAGAGCCTCGGCGGCGTCACCGGGGCACCCGCCCACCTTCTCGCCGGGTTCGCCGAGGCTAACGCCATGATCCGGATCCCTGAAGAAACGACCCAGGTTCGTCCCGGTGACACGGTCGACGTCATTTTCTTGCAGCAGCGGACGTAA
- the sepX gene encoding divisome protein SepX/GlpR translates to MGSLSLIIVLIIIVWVIVLAPMVLGNSKPIRRSGEGFNETRVLHSGGSAPITTRRRPKFTSADVHRFDEAEAREDYEVLKAEPAERQPVEPVDSDLEVDGEVVEEPQGEPQGGSTAVSVLREEEQGEEALEPYAFDETYVSAGDYGYPNDDKEAGNAVTQTAELDRDRSEKQPQDVGDESGEESSELTELTEDDVAFAQTRLGRGGWDPAREKSAKADRFQRRQRTLLGLIVADVLSFVVAYVFGGWAWVAPALTITLTVLYMIALRNVVRQERALHERRVRQLRRARLGVVTDSVDRSLRRPGGFVVAMDDDSPDFEALPSYVEAVDLSADRRSELRVS, encoded by the coding sequence ATGGGCAGTCTCAGCCTGATCATCGTCCTGATCATCATTGTCTGGGTCATCGTCCTGGCACCTATGGTGCTGGGCAACAGTAAACCGATCCGCCGCTCGGGGGAGGGTTTCAACGAGACGCGGGTCCTTCACAGTGGTGGGTCGGCGCCGATCACGACGCGGCGGCGCCCCAAGTTCACCAGCGCCGACGTGCACCGCTTCGATGAAGCGGAGGCGAGGGAGGACTATGAAGTCCTGAAGGCCGAGCCGGCGGAAAGGCAACCTGTCGAGCCCGTCGACAGCGACTTAGAGGTAGACGGGGAAGTTGTCGAGGAACCCCAGGGAGAACCCCAGGGAGGCTCCACGGCGGTGTCCGTCCTGCGCGAGGAAGAGCAGGGGGAAGAGGCCCTGGAGCCATACGCATTCGACGAGACCTACGTGTCCGCTGGCGATTACGGGTACCCGAATGACGATAAGGAGGCAGGGAACGCCGTTACCCAGACAGCAGAGCTGGACCGCGATCGTAGTGAGAAGCAACCCCAGGACGTCGGCGACGAATCCGGTGAAGAGTCCAGTGAGCTCACCGAGCTTACTGAGGACGACGTCGCTTTCGCCCAGACTCGACTTGGCCGCGGCGGGTGGGACCCGGCCCGCGAGAAATCCGCGAAGGCGGATCGCTTCCAGCGCCGTCAGCGCACGCTACTGGGTTTGATCGTCGCGGACGTGCTCAGTTTTGTGGTTGCGTACGTCTTTGGGGGGTGGGCCTGGGTGGCCCCGGCGCTCACGATTACGCTCACGGTGCTCTACATGATCGCGCTGCGCAACGTCGTACGCCAGGAACGAGCCCTGCATGAGCGCAGGGTCCGTCAACTTCGACGTGCCCGCCTGGGGGTCGTGACGGATTCCGTGGACCGCTCGCTGCGTCGGCCGGGAGGGTTCGTGGTTGCGATGGACGACGACAGCCCCGATTTCGAGGCGCTGCCGAGCTACGTGGAGGCGGTGGATCTCTCCGCCGATCGCCGGTCTGAGCTGCGAGTTTCTTAA
- a CDS encoding threonine/serine dehydratase, which translates to MSELDYADIEAAATRVAGRVRRTPVIAAGPGVYYSLEFMQHTGSFKARGAQNFIRAHRERGTLPDAGITIASGGNAGLANAWAAQAEGVCATVFLPATAPSVKVERLRSYGADVRLVGTQYADALAACEEFTAHTGALASHAYDDPYVAAGAGTLLLELREAIPGLDTLVVAVGGGGLFSGISTAARHFGIRTVAVEPETCRALNAALEAGQLVDVAVDSVAVDSLGARRASEMALRSAGHDDVSSLLVSDAEIVQAREGLWADHRLAVEHAAATALAGLNHYNASAEETVCVVLCGANTDPATL; encoded by the coding sequence GTGTCGGAGCTGGATTATGCAGATATTGAGGCGGCCGCGACGCGTGTCGCCGGCCGAGTGCGGCGAACTCCTGTCATCGCTGCGGGGCCCGGTGTGTACTACAGCCTGGAATTCATGCAGCACACCGGCAGCTTCAAAGCCCGCGGTGCGCAGAACTTCATCCGCGCCCACCGCGAGAGGGGAACGCTACCCGACGCGGGAATAACGATCGCCTCGGGCGGCAACGCAGGACTGGCTAACGCGTGGGCGGCTCAGGCCGAGGGGGTCTGCGCCACTGTCTTCCTCCCCGCAACCGCCCCATCCGTGAAGGTGGAGCGGTTGCGCAGCTATGGTGCGGATGTTCGCCTTGTTGGCACCCAGTACGCGGATGCCCTAGCAGCGTGCGAAGAGTTCACGGCGCACACCGGCGCACTCGCTTCCCACGCCTACGACGACCCCTACGTCGCGGCTGGGGCGGGAACGCTCCTCCTTGAGCTGCGCGAGGCCATCCCCGGGCTCGACACCCTTGTCGTCGCCGTCGGCGGCGGTGGGTTGTTTTCCGGTATCTCGACGGCCGCCCGGCACTTCGGTATCCGCACCGTTGCCGTTGAACCGGAGACGTGCCGCGCCCTCAACGCGGCGCTCGAAGCGGGCCAGCTTGTCGACGTCGCCGTCGATTCCGTCGCCGTCGACTCCCTCGGGGCGCGCCGTGCCTCAGAGATGGCGCTGCGAAGCGCCGGCCACGACGATGTCTCGTCGCTGCTCGTCTCGGACGCGGAGATCGTCCAGGCGCGCGAGGGCCTATGGGCAGACCACCGGCTCGCTGTCGAGCACGCGGCGGCTACCGCGCTGGCTGGGTTGAACCATTACAACGCGTCAGCGGAAGAGACCGTCTGCGTCGTGCTGTGCGGGGCCAACACGGACCCCGCCACCCTGTGA
- a CDS encoding 5-formyltetrahydrofolate cyclo-ligase yields MMTSARAKELLRRELLARRRQLRDSPERKAELDSQITRHALALVRELNARTVAAYDPFPTEPAGRGFPAALAAEVPTLLLPVTLPHGLMAWKDYEGSEQLPPGILASCDVVLVPAAAVDKSGLRLGKGGGYYDRALAGLSVPTAAVVYHDEYVHTVPHDPHDVAVSAIITEEGWWRSEGTKTP; encoded by the coding sequence ATGATGACCTCGGCGCGCGCGAAGGAACTTTTGAGGCGCGAGCTCCTCGCGCGAAGACGACAACTGCGCGATTCCCCTGAACGCAAAGCGGAACTGGACTCCCAGATCACCCGTCACGCCCTAGCTTTGGTACGCGAGCTGAACGCCCGGACCGTCGCAGCCTACGACCCCTTTCCCACCGAGCCGGCAGGGCGCGGTTTCCCCGCCGCGCTCGCCGCTGAGGTGCCAACGTTATTGCTCCCGGTGACCCTCCCCCACGGGCTCATGGCGTGGAAGGACTACGAAGGGTCGGAACAGCTCCCGCCGGGCATCCTCGCTAGCTGCGATGTGGTACTCGTGCCGGCCGCGGCCGTCGATAAGAGCGGCCTCCGGCTGGGGAAAGGAGGAGGGTACTATGATCGCGCGCTCGCTGGTCTTAGCGTTCCCACCGCGGCCGTGGTTTACCACGACGAATACGTCCACACCGTCCCCCACGATCCTCACGATGTCGCTGTGTCCGCCATCATCACCGAAGAAGGTTGGTGGCGCAGCGAGGGAACCAAAACGCCTTAG
- a CDS encoding UTP--glucose-1-phosphate uridylyltransferase codes for MRNPTVKTVVVPAAGMGTRFLPATKTVPKELLPVVDTPGIELIAEEAAQLGAQRMVIVTAPEKQEIMRHFGTFEDLCATLRSRGKMEQVEKVARAAQLIEAVAVEQDRPLGLGHAVACAETALGVDEDVVAVMLPDDLVLPAGVMEKMVRVREEFGGSVLCAYNVLPDEVFNYGIFDVEDAGADFEGFDVKRVRGMVEKPAVGEAPSTLAATGRYLLDRSIFDALRRIQPGKGGEIQLTDAIDLLISEGHPVHIVVHEGGRHDLGNPGGYIPANVDFGLRDPKYGPQLYRAISQILRDFEAANPGIEEYAQR; via the coding sequence ATGCGCAATCCGACCGTTAAGACCGTCGTCGTACCCGCAGCGGGGATGGGAACCCGTTTTTTGCCCGCGACGAAGACAGTTCCGAAGGAGTTGCTCCCGGTCGTAGATACCCCAGGCATCGAGCTCATCGCCGAGGAAGCGGCCCAGCTCGGCGCGCAGCGCATGGTTATTGTTACCGCGCCTGAAAAGCAGGAAATCATGCGGCACTTCGGCACCTTCGAGGACTTATGTGCAACCCTTCGTTCGCGGGGGAAGATGGAGCAGGTTGAGAAGGTTGCGCGGGCGGCGCAGCTGATTGAGGCAGTCGCCGTCGAACAAGACCGTCCCCTCGGTTTGGGCCACGCCGTCGCGTGCGCGGAGACGGCGTTGGGGGTCGATGAAGACGTCGTAGCAGTCATGCTTCCGGACGACCTCGTGCTCCCAGCCGGGGTGATGGAGAAGATGGTGCGCGTGCGCGAGGAGTTCGGCGGCTCCGTCCTCTGTGCGTACAACGTCCTGCCCGACGAGGTCTTCAACTACGGGATCTTTGATGTCGAGGACGCGGGAGCGGATTTCGAGGGCTTCGACGTAAAACGCGTCCGCGGGATGGTGGAGAAACCCGCGGTGGGGGAGGCCCCATCGACGCTCGCCGCGACAGGGCGCTACCTGCTGGATCGATCGATTTTCGACGCCCTCCGGCGCATCCAGCCGGGGAAGGGTGGCGAGATTCAGCTCACCGACGCGATTGACCTCTTGATCAGCGAGGGCCATCCAGTTCACATCGTTGTCCACGAGGGTGGGCGCCACGATCTGGGCAACCCGGGAGGGTACATTCCGGCAAACGTCGACTTTGGGTTGCGCGACCCGAAGTACGGCCCGCAGTTGTATCGAGCGATTTCCCAAATCTTGCGTGACTTCGAGGCTGCCAACCCAGGGATTGAGGAATATGCGCAGCGTTGA
- a CDS encoding trypsin-like peptidase domain-containing protein codes for MAGNETGYETGTVQQAPAQKRRRSGGAAVAAVALATSLLAGGGAGYVAGTVGRDQASAYNALDNPSVSSTDDAPEGSVEAVASAVLPAVVSLEVETRSGVAEGSGSIISSDGYVLTNHHVIADAANGGAQIVATLNDGTRRTAQYVASDVNTDVGVVKIQNSTNLPVINFGDSSGLKVGQDVVAVGSPLGLSATVTSGIVSALNRPVRAYQGGTESSLMDGIQTDAAINPGNSGGPLVDMNGNLIGMNSVIASLSSGSTGSSSSSGSIGLGFAIPSNFAKRVAQQLIETGTATQPMLGVQVNSRSTTDGALIASVESGSPAEAAGLKAGDVVTRLNDRVIDSADALVAATRSRDFGETVTLQVRRQGSDNTESVDVTLSSE; via the coding sequence GTGGCGGGCAACGAAACTGGCTACGAAACTGGCACAGTGCAGCAAGCCCCCGCTCAGAAGCGGCGCCGCTCCGGCGGTGCAGCGGTGGCCGCGGTTGCCCTGGCCACGTCGCTTTTGGCAGGCGGTGGCGCCGGGTACGTCGCCGGCACCGTTGGACGAGACCAGGCCAGTGCCTACAACGCGCTAGATAATCCGAGTGTGTCCAGTACTGACGACGCGCCGGAGGGGTCCGTCGAGGCTGTAGCCAGCGCGGTCCTGCCCGCTGTCGTTTCCCTCGAAGTGGAGACCCGCTCCGGGGTCGCGGAAGGATCCGGGTCGATCATCTCCTCAGACGGGTACGTCTTGACCAACCACCACGTCATTGCGGACGCGGCCAATGGCGGAGCGCAAATCGTGGCGACGCTTAACGACGGCACTCGGCGTACCGCCCAGTACGTGGCCTCGGATGTCAATACCGACGTCGGCGTCGTGAAAATTCAGAACTCAACGAACCTCCCGGTGATTAACTTTGGGGACTCGAGCGGTCTGAAGGTGGGCCAAGACGTCGTCGCGGTTGGTTCTCCCCTGGGGCTTTCCGCGACTGTGACAAGCGGCATCGTTTCCGCGCTGAACCGCCCCGTGCGTGCCTACCAGGGTGGGACGGAGAGCTCGCTCATGGACGGGATCCAAACCGACGCGGCGATCAACCCGGGTAACTCGGGTGGCCCGCTCGTTGACATGAACGGCAACCTGATCGGTATGAACTCTGTTATCGCTTCGCTTTCTTCGGGGTCGACGGGGTCGAGCTCGAGCAGCGGCTCCATCGGCCTGGGTTTCGCGATTCCATCGAACTTCGCGAAGCGGGTGGCCCAGCAGCTGATCGAGACTGGGACGGCGACCCAGCCGATGCTGGGTGTGCAGGTGAATAGCCGGTCGACTACCGACGGAGCCCTCATCGCCTCGGTGGAATCGGGTAGCCCCGCTGAGGCTGCAGGGCTGAAGGCCGGTGACGTGGTCACGCGGCTCAACGACAGGGTGATTGATTCCGCAGACGCGCTGGTCGCCGCTACGCGGTCCCGCGACTTCGGAGAGACGGTGACGCTGCAGGTGCGCAGGCAGGGTAGTGACAACACCGAATCGGTAGATGTGACGCTCAGTTCCGAGTAA
- a CDS encoding MogA/MoaB family molybdenum cofactor biosynthesis protein, whose product MSDTVADTIAGSVDPLELSELTEPDEESLRAAELAGQQPLRPCALVVLISDRDFEAPGDDTDRLVCELLDEAGYIVDAVVRVRSKKADIRKAIETGVVGGVDFVLTVGATGVGPRDKAPEATRAVIDKMVPGVGQAIRSSGQACGAVDACTSRGICGVSGSTVIVNLASSRMAIRDGLSISAPLVRHLIDELHKHSVQ is encoded by the coding sequence ATGTCGGATACGGTTGCGGACACGATAGCTGGGTCTGTTGATCCGCTCGAACTGAGCGAGCTGACCGAGCCCGATGAAGAATCGCTCCGCGCCGCTGAGCTGGCGGGCCAGCAGCCGCTGCGGCCATGCGCCTTAGTCGTGTTGATTTCGGACCGGGATTTCGAGGCCCCCGGGGATGACACGGACCGGCTCGTCTGTGAACTTCTCGACGAGGCCGGCTACATCGTCGATGCTGTCGTACGCGTTCGCTCAAAGAAGGCGGATATCCGCAAGGCCATTGAGACGGGTGTTGTTGGGGGAGTCGACTTCGTGTTGACGGTGGGAGCTACGGGGGTCGGCCCGCGGGACAAAGCGCCGGAGGCGACGCGTGCCGTCATCGACAAGATGGTCCCCGGTGTCGGGCAAGCGATTCGTTCTTCGGGCCAAGCCTGCGGCGCGGTCGACGCGTGTACGTCCCGGGGGATCTGCGGAGTCTCGGGTTCAACCGTAATCGTCAACCTAGCGTCGTCACGCATGGCCATTCGAGATGGGCTTTCCATCAGCGCCCCGTTGGTTAGGCATCTCATCGACGAGCTGCACAAGCACAGCGTCCAGTAA
- the mscL gene encoding large conductance mechanosensitive channel protein MscL, giving the protein MLKGFRDFIMRGNVIDLAVGVVIGSAFTAVVTAFSNYIINPLIAGIGGNEFGFGFNVIPGNESTFVNLGAVLTALINFLLIAAVVYFLIVLPKNKFDELQKRARGISEKEPAPTDTELLTEIRDLLAGQSPKDAGTPPPVER; this is encoded by the coding sequence ATGCTCAAAGGATTCAGAGACTTCATCATGCGTGGCAACGTCATCGACCTCGCAGTCGGTGTCGTCATCGGTTCGGCGTTTACCGCCGTCGTCACGGCTTTCTCCAACTACATCATCAACCCGCTCATCGCAGGCATCGGCGGCAACGAGTTTGGGTTCGGCTTCAACGTCATCCCAGGCAACGAGTCGACCTTCGTCAACCTCGGCGCCGTTTTGACTGCGCTGATCAACTTCCTCCTCATCGCGGCAGTGGTGTACTTCCTCATCGTCCTCCCGAAGAACAAGTTCGACGAGCTGCAGAAGCGCGCCCGCGGCATCTCAGAGAAGGAACCGGCCCCGACCGACACCGAGCTGCTCACCGAGATCCGCGACCTCCTCGCCGGTCAGTCCCCCAAGGATGCGGGCACTCCCCCGCCGGTTGAGCGTTAG
- a CDS encoding SAF domain-containing protein, whose amino-acid sequence MKLVDALRTPSYRRSVLIRRCLSLLFVGTAAVSVVSSRAAEPLVVSFARDVSAGSVVGAADLELRRVPASSVPDNAVTAVEGANGKVLAAAASAGEILTTTRLVGAELADDLTQGETSGEPFTMVPVALAEPDIIPMLYHGATVSVITATGDAARPSTIATGGRVVLAGGAEKKNDATVLLLLRESQAAAVAAASLTSPLTVVLGRPGV is encoded by the coding sequence ATGAAGCTTGTCGACGCCCTCCGCACCCCCAGCTACCGCCGTAGCGTCTTGATCCGTCGTTGCCTTTCGCTTCTCTTCGTTGGTACCGCCGCGGTTAGCGTTGTGTCATCGCGAGCCGCAGAGCCTCTCGTCGTGTCCTTCGCGCGAGACGTCAGCGCGGGCTCCGTCGTGGGCGCGGCGGACCTCGAGCTACGTCGCGTGCCGGCTAGTTCTGTACCCGACAACGCGGTGACCGCGGTGGAGGGGGCAAACGGGAAGGTGCTTGCGGCCGCCGCCTCGGCCGGGGAGATCCTCACCACGACCCGCCTCGTCGGCGCGGAGCTCGCCGACGACCTCACGCAGGGGGAGACCAGCGGGGAGCCGTTCACAATGGTTCCGGTCGCGCTGGCCGAGCCTGACATCATTCCCATGCTTTACCACGGTGCAACAGTCAGCGTGATTACCGCGACGGGGGACGCCGCGCGCCCGAGCACAATCGCCACTGGGGGCCGCGTGGTTCTTGCCGGGGGAGCGGAGAAGAAAAACGACGCGACCGTGCTCTTGCTCTTGCGTGAATCCCAGGCAGCAGCGGTGGCAGCGGCATCCTTGACATCGCCACTGACAGTTGTGCTGGGCAGACCGGGCGTTTAA
- a CDS encoding DNA-3-methyladenine glycosylase I has translation MTTLIDGPVTGADGLARPPWAAQDELLRAYYDTEWGMPVRDERGMFERLCLESFQVGLSWRLILQKRTALRKAFYGFDPDSVAAMDSIEHLLDDAALIRNRRKLAAAVTNARATLAMREEGTNVAQFVWSFQPDETPAPVVMSEVPTRSPESERLAAELKKRGFTFVGPVTMYALMESTGVVDTNLVGTWRRGASGVWPV, from the coding sequence ATGACGACACTGATAGACGGCCCCGTCACCGGCGCTGACGGCCTAGCCAGGCCCCCGTGGGCGGCGCAGGACGAGCTACTGCGTGCGTATTACGACACAGAATGGGGCATGCCCGTGCGCGACGAGCGCGGCATGTTTGAACGTCTCTGCTTGGAGTCGTTCCAGGTGGGGCTTTCGTGGCGCCTGATTCTGCAGAAGCGCACCGCCCTACGCAAGGCGTTTTACGGGTTCGATCCCGACTCGGTGGCCGCGATGGACAGTATCGAGCACCTGCTTGACGACGCCGCCTTGATCCGCAACCGGCGCAAACTCGCGGCCGCCGTGACCAACGCCCGGGCTACCCTCGCGATGCGAGAAGAAGGAACCAACGTGGCGCAGTTCGTCTGGTCTTTTCAACCGGATGAAACGCCCGCGCCGGTAGTGATGTCCGAGGTTCCAACGCGCTCGCCCGAATCCGAGCGGTTAGCCGCGGAACTAAAAAAGCGCGGTTTTACCTTCGTGGGGCCCGTGACCATGTACGCGCTAATGGAATCCACGGGCGTGGTGGACACCAATTTGGTGGGGACGTGGCGCCGCGGTGCGTCAGGGGTGTGGCCTGTTTGA
- a CDS encoding aldo/keto reductase: MPQLGFGVFQAPPEETSLAVETALRAGYRHIDTAAAYFNEREVGEGLRRSGVNRADVFIETKVWISDYEDSRHAFEKASRKLGVDVIDLFILHQPLPTNFDRTIAAYKGLEHLLADGKVRSIGISNFMPEHVQQLLDATDVVPAINQVELHPYFQQPDVQTANAQHGILTQAWSPIGGITFYPGFGEERRSTLQDPVINEIAGAHGKSPAQVMLRWHIQEGRQVIPKSTNAGRIAENIDVLDFSLSDEEIATIDALDTGVRGGPEPAAITLETNGMPIPED; encoded by the coding sequence ATGCCGCAGCTCGGCTTCGGTGTCTTCCAAGCCCCGCCGGAAGAAACCTCGCTTGCCGTGGAAACCGCGCTGAGAGCCGGGTACCGGCACATTGATACCGCTGCGGCCTACTTCAACGAACGCGAAGTGGGCGAAGGCCTGCGTCGCTCCGGTGTCAACCGAGCGGACGTCTTTATCGAAACCAAGGTCTGGATCAGCGACTATGAAGACTCCCGCCACGCCTTCGAGAAGGCGTCGCGCAAGCTCGGTGTCGACGTGATCGACCTGTTCATCCTCCACCAACCCCTCCCGACCAACTTCGACCGCACGATCGCGGCGTATAAGGGCCTCGAGCACCTCCTCGCGGACGGCAAGGTGCGTTCCATCGGCATAAGCAACTTTATGCCGGAGCACGTGCAGCAGCTTCTCGACGCCACGGACGTCGTTCCGGCCATCAACCAAGTTGAACTGCACCCGTACTTCCAGCAGCCCGACGTGCAGACGGCCAACGCCCAGCACGGCATCCTGACCCAGGCGTGGTCGCCCATCGGCGGCATCACTTTTTACCCGGGCTTCGGAGAGGAGCGTCGCAGCACGCTCCAGGACCCGGTTATCAACGAGATCGCAGGCGCCCACGGGAAGTCTCCGGCGCAGGTCATGCTGCGGTGGCACATTCAGGAGGGTCGGCAGGTTATTCCGAAGTCGACCAACGCTGGTCGCATTGCGGAAAACATCGACGTACTCGATTTCTCCCTGAGCGACGAGGAGATCGCCACGATTGACGCCCTTGACACCGGCGTGCGCGGCGGCCCCGAGCCCGCGGCGATCACCCTCGAAACAAACGGAATGCCGATCCCGGAGGATTAA
- a CDS encoding GNAT family N-acetyltransferase, giving the protein MFFLPRYHPGWPESTPALSLPDGARVRLRPLRATDGTSWREERIADEAALRPVEPTVAGTWRQAHSQSAWRATWTNLRRLAADGLAVPLVIEVNGQFAGQVTLGNIQHGAVSECWIGYWVHTPYTGRGIATVACALGTDHALERVGLHRVTATYLPDNPASGRVLAANGFREEGYLRRNLHIDGEWRDHHFVALNAEDAGAGAVDKLVRSGRALT; this is encoded by the coding sequence GTGTTTTTCCTACCGCGCTACCACCCCGGCTGGCCAGAATCGACGCCAGCACTCTCGCTTCCCGACGGCGCCCGTGTCCGTCTCCGCCCGCTCCGCGCGACCGATGGCACGAGCTGGCGCGAGGAGCGCATCGCCGACGAAGCCGCACTGCGCCCGGTTGAGCCGACGGTCGCCGGGACGTGGCGCCAAGCGCACTCGCAATCCGCATGGCGGGCAACGTGGACCAACCTGCGCCGCTTAGCGGCTGACGGTCTTGCTGTTCCGCTCGTCATCGAGGTGAATGGCCAGTTTGCGGGCCAGGTCACTCTGGGCAACATTCAACACGGCGCGGTGAGCGAATGCTGGATCGGCTACTGGGTGCACACCCCCTACACCGGGCGGGGAATCGCCACCGTGGCGTGCGCGCTTGGAACCGACCACGCGCTCGAACGCGTCGGGTTGCACCGAGTGACGGCGACCTACCTGCCCGACAACCCGGCATCGGGCCGAGTCCTCGCCGCCAACGGGTTCCGGGAAGAGGGGTACCTGCGGCGCAACCTTCACATCGACGGCGAGTGGAGGGATCACCACTTCGTCGCCCTCAATGCGGAGGATGCGGGGGCGGGCGCCGTCGACAAGCTTGTGCGCTCTGGGCGCGCCTTGACCTAA